The region TGTTCTGAAGCACAGGCCAACCAGGCCAACCTCTGCCCGGTTAGGATCTCCAGTAACACCACTCTGAAACAGTACACGTCGCTCTTCTTGGTGAAGTCCCCGGACATGACATACTCCGGCGCAGAGCCGTACCCACTTGTTACGAGTGTGTACACGTTAGGATCGTCACCTTTCCCGTATTTTCTGGCGAACCACAGGTCTGATAGCTTGACATTGTTATACTGAAGTGTACAAAGAGTAAAAATCATTAGCGAGTGTATGTTGGGTCTAGCCAGGTAATAGTGGCAATCGATGGTCTTTCTAGTGGCCCTGTTGATAAAATGCTTAATTACGATGCCCTGACTCTTTCAGTGCATAAACGAAAATACGAAGTTCTTGTCAAATGGAAAAAATCGTGATTGCAAAAGTAAATTAAGAAAACTATACCTAGAACCACTTCTTTAATTATGATTAAGTATAGTTTtgactgtgtgcatcttagttgtATAGAGGCCGGGTATTGCTAATCATGCTTTGTATTTGCTTGATGCTATATTTGAATTAATTAAAAGCGCCCCTCATCAAAAATTTGTTGCCCGTTCCTCTCGCGTTAGGTGGTTGTTTCTTTCTTTCCAATCGTTGCCTAGTGGGCACGGTCAACCAAACAAAACATGTTTATTGTGTTGTACTATCAATTTTATTTCAATGAAATTAGGGTGCAGAGTTTATTTCATCAAAAAATTGTTATCCTCTCAAAATTCCATGCATATGGACTAAATAAACAATcactaaaaaaagaggaagaatgaTCACCGAGTCTAGTAAGATGTTGGAGGCGTTAAATTTGACGGAGATCAGTGGCTTCTCTTCACCATGGAGGGACAACAACCCTTTCGCGGTAGCTAGAGCAATGCTTAACCGTGTTGACCATGACAACACAACACGAATATCTAAAACATATGATACATGATATTATTTTGCCAATAGATATCACATGAAATTGTTTTGCAGGTACAAATCACTGGAAAATTAACTTGATCCATTTCAATTCTTGCAGAAATCATTAATCATGAATCATGCTCTGCACACATCACAGATCACTTTCAAAAGGAGTAGTACGTAGTTTTGTAAATGTGGGTTAATTAAAGTCAAGGCGTTAATTGGGAGGTTTCGTGCGTACTGACTTACCACTGGAGAGGTAGTTTGCCAAGCTGCCATGGCCCATTAGCTCGTAGACGAGAAGCCTGTGCAGCCCCTCGTAGCAGTAGCCGATCATCTTCACCAGGCTCGGCTGCCGCGGCTGCAGCTCCCCCAGGAATATCGAATCTTTCTAATCACAGAGAAGGAAGTTGATTAGAGATACTATTCACTAACAGAACACGTACATCGATCTACCTACGTACCAGATGTTCCTCGGAGTGGTAGTCGTCAGCACGGACTCTCTTGACGGCGACTGGCTGCGCCGGGAGCCCCGGCCGGAAGCCGTCCTCGAGGGATCCCCTGTACACCGTCCCGAAACTGCCGCTGCCGATTTTGTTTCCTGAGGCGAACCCTCCGGTTGCGGCGCTCAGCTCCGCAAAGGTGAACCTGTGCATGTTGGAGTTGGGCGACACGGGCGCCGGCACCGGCAACTGATCCTCCTTGATGGCGGCGTCGGTAAGCAGATCCAGCGCCTTCACGACGTCCGACATGTCTGGCCTCTCCTCGGGTTTGACATGGAGACACTTGTATGTGACCAGGGCAGCCTTGTGTGCGGCTGCCACTGGGTAGATGGCCTTCAATGCTCTATCCATGATCCCTGCCAGTTTAACCGGGTCTTCGAGATTCGGCCGCGCGTACTCCAACAGGTTCCGCTCCTCCTTGACGGGTCTTTTCATGTCTACCCACTTCATCCCTGTGATCAGAATCTCCAACAACACCACCCCGAAGCTGTACACGTCGCATTTCGGGGTGAGACTGCCGGACATGACGTACTCCGGTGCGCTGCCGCGCGGTGTTCCAAGGCGCGAGCGCGTGGTGGTGACCGAGCCGTCGCTCGCTCTCGTGTCAAGCCTCAGGCCCGAGAGCGAGATCTTGGCATTGTTATCCTGGAGAAGGAGCATAAACTATTAGCCGGTTGTGTCCTCCCAAGTTGCGTAGTTAACATTTAACAAGGGCGAGAGATGCAGAATGGTCTCCTACCGAGTCCAGTAGGATGTCGGAGGCATTGAATTCGCC is a window of Triticum dicoccoides isolate Atlit2015 ecotype Zavitan chromosome 2B, WEW_v2.0, whole genome shotgun sequence DNA encoding:
- the LOC119367358 gene encoding probable serine/threonine-protein kinase PBL8, whose amino-acid sequence is MVKEAMFLGELQLRHPCLVRMIGYCCEEEHRLLVYELMDHGSLDDYFFKPFYRPVLPWSTRLSIVLATAKGLVSLHGAEKPLICGEFNASDILLDSDNNAKISLSGLRLDTRASDGSVTTTRSRLGTPRGSAPEYVMSGSLTPKCDVYSFGVVLLEILITGMKWVDMKRPVKEERNLLEYARPNLEDPVKLAGIMDRALKAIYPVAAAHKAALVTYKCLHVKPEERPDMSDVVKALDLLTDAAIKEDQLPVPAPVSPNSNMHRFTFAELSAATGGFASGNKIGSGSFGTVYRGSLEDGFRPGLPAQPVAVKRVRADDYHSEEHLKDSIFLGELQPRQPSLVKMIGYCYEGLHRLLVYELMGHGSLANYLSSDIRVVLSWSTRLSIALATAKGLLSLHGEEKPLISVKFNASNILLDSYNNVKLSDLWFARKYGKGDDPNVYTLVTSGYGSAPEYVMSGDFTKKSDVYCFRVVLLEILTGQRLAWLACASEQNLRNLRPRLRDPLKLGRVMDPVLKDIYPVAAAHDACMVAYRCLHASPGNMLAVVEALDLLVGVTVADEVEVSQTSTRS